A genomic window from Micromonospora violae includes:
- a CDS encoding MarR family winged helix-turn-helix transcriptional regulator: MSHEPARAPAMADLMRAGREMSRLSMVFRYAIAERLGLTVSDLECLDFLADVGSATAGQVAERTNLTTGAVTSMLRRLQQAGYVTAERDPADRRRVIVALRPERTAELSRPYERFAERAERLIEGYSAEEVKLLVRHYDHMQAMYVAELDRLRSGDTAQRSA; the protein is encoded by the coding sequence ATGTCCCACGAGCCGGCCCGTGCGCCCGCGATGGCCGACCTGATGCGCGCCGGGCGGGAGATGTCGCGGCTGTCCATGGTGTTCCGGTACGCCATCGCGGAGCGGCTGGGCCTCACCGTGAGCGACCTGGAGTGCCTGGACTTCCTGGCGGACGTCGGATCCGCCACCGCCGGGCAGGTCGCCGAGCGGACCAACCTCACCACCGGGGCGGTGACCAGCATGCTGCGCCGGCTCCAACAGGCGGGGTACGTGACGGCCGAGCGCGACCCGGCGGACCGGCGGCGGGTGATCGTCGCCCTGCGGCCGGAGCGGACCGCCGAGCTGAGCCGACCGTACGAGCGGTTCGCCGAGCGGGCGGAGCGGCTCATCGAGGGCTACAGCGCTGAGGAGGTCAAGCTGCTGGTCCGGCACTATGACCACATGCAGGCGATGTACGTTGCCGAGCTCGACCGCCTACGCAGCGGCGACACCGCGCAGCGGTCTGCCTGA